Proteins encoded in a region of the Nitrospiraceae bacterium genome:
- the queE gene encoding 7-carboxy-7-deazaguanine synthase QueE has product MRITEIFHSIQGESTYAGRPCVFVRLTGCPLRCTWCDTEYSFYGGQELSDEGILSQVRAFDCPLVEVTGGEPLAQPGCFPFISTLCDAGYTVLIETSGAIDITTVDPRAHVILDIKCPGSGMTDRMLWSNVQKLTAKDEAKFVLATRADYDWARDVIARYDLANRCTVLVSPVFGMLELRQLAEWVLADRLPVRVQTQLHKLIWTPEMRGV; this is encoded by the coding sequence ATGCGAATAACGGAAATCTTTCATAGTATCCAGGGTGAATCAACCTACGCCGGTCGCCCCTGCGTATTTGTCAGGCTGACCGGCTGCCCGCTGCGTTGTACCTGGTGCGATACGGAGTACTCGTTCTATGGAGGACAGGAACTGTCAGATGAAGGCATTCTGTCACAGGTTCGGGCCTTTGACTGTCCGCTCGTAGAAGTCACCGGCGGAGAACCCTTGGCGCAACCGGGATGCTTTCCGTTCATCTCTACACTCTGTGACGCTGGGTACACGGTTTTGATCGAGACCAGCGGTGCGATTGATATCACGACCGTGGACCCTCGAGCCCACGTCATCCTGGACATCAAGTGTCCCGGAAGCGGGATGACCGATCGCATGCTCTGGTCGAACGTGCAGAAGCTGACGGCGAAGGATGAAGCGAAATTCGTCTTGGCAACCCGCGCTGACTATGACTGGGCGCGCGATGTCATCGCCCGATACGATCTCGCAAACCGTTGCACCGTCTTGGTCAGCCCTGTGTTTGGCATGCTTGAGCTTCGCCAACTAGCTGAGTGGGTGCTCGCAGATCGATTGCCGGTGCGGGTGCAGACGCAACTGCACAAGCTCATTTGGACGCCGGAAATGCGCGGTGTCTAA
- a CDS encoding HAD-IB family hydrolase, with protein MLKNQRPRSRGAQIPDMPGAVRRGSSLAASWPLAFLNIPADQGCVRLYRGSSIIEVGQNPCQSTDRPVESDRSGSPDWASIVYRPHMINPVLDHPSAVRSSTPAAAFFDVDNTLLPGVACEVRFFRFLWRHGVVSWRELMESVWWLLRRSRSFSLHPLRERKLYLAGKRSSQIERLAEEFCRTEMIPRVSSQGSKRLEHHRRAGHHVILVTGAPDFLVAPLAAFLDVTTVFSAIPIQRDSVYTGDLAPPLPYGQGKQALVLAHVEEKGIDLAASFAYGDSPGDFETLKLVGHPLVVNPIRGMNRLARRQGWTIERWS; from the coding sequence ATGTTGAAAAACCAACGGCCGCGTTCTCGCGGCGCTCAAATTCCCGACATGCCAGGTGCGGTACGCCGTGGATCATCGCTTGCTGCAAGCTGGCCGTTGGCCTTTTTGAACATCCCCGCAGATCAGGGATGTGTAAGGCTGTACAGAGGGAGCAGTATTATAGAAGTAGGCCAAAATCCTTGTCAATCAACGGACCGTCCGGTAGAATCGGACCGCTCAGGCTCACCTGATTGGGCCAGCATCGTGTACCGCCCGCACATGATCAATCCAGTGCTCGATCACCCATCAGCTGTTCGGTCGTCAACCCCAGCTGCGGCTTTCTTTGACGTCGACAATACATTGTTGCCCGGGGTTGCCTGCGAGGTAAGATTCTTCCGGTTTCTCTGGCGTCATGGTGTTGTAAGCTGGCGCGAACTGATGGAGAGTGTTTGGTGGTTGCTGCGGAGGAGCCGCTCTTTCTCGCTCCACCCGTTGCGTGAACGCAAACTCTACCTTGCAGGTAAACGATCCTCTCAGATTGAACGGCTCGCCGAAGAGTTCTGCCGAACGGAGATGATTCCTAGAGTCTCTTCGCAGGGATCCAAGAGACTGGAGCACCATCGTCGAGCTGGGCATCACGTTATTCTCGTCACGGGTGCTCCCGATTTTCTAGTGGCCCCACTTGCGGCGTTCCTGGACGTGACGACGGTCTTTTCCGCCATACCAATCCAACGAGACTCGGTCTATACCGGAGACCTCGCCCCGCCGCTGCCCTATGGCCAAGGAAAACAAGCTCTCGTCCTGGCCCATGTGGAGGAAAAGGGAATCGATCTTGCGGCGTCCTTTGCTTACGGAGATAGTCCAGGTGACTTCGAAACGCTCAAATTGGTCGGTCACCCTCTGGTGGTCAACCCTATCCGTGGCATGAATCGCCTCGCCCGGCGTCAGGGGTGGACGATTGAACGCTGGAGCTAA
- a CDS encoding response regulator, with translation MSSVLVVDDEEQARQVIRETLERAGHHVREARDGKEALLLFRQSHADLVIMDILMPDQDGLESIVSLRREYPKVKVIAITGGTDMIGILTFLDVAKMLGATRTLQKPFEMRALLDAVAEEVPA, from the coding sequence ATGTCGTCTGTACTCGTCGTCGATGATGAAGAGCAAGCCCGTCAAGTGATCAGGGAAACGCTGGAACGAGCGGGCCATCACGTGCGGGAAGCGCGAGACGGGAAAGAAGCGCTCTTGCTCTTTCGGCAGAGCCATGCCGATCTCGTGATCATGGATATCCTTATGCCAGACCAAGACGGATTAGAAAGCATTGTCTCTTTGCGCCGAGAATATCCGAAAGTGAAGGTCATAGCCATCACGGGTGGCACAGACATGATCGGAATTCTCACCTTCCTCGACGTCGCCAAAATGCTGGGAGCCACGCGCACGCTACAGAAACCGTTTGAGATGCGTGCGCTTCTCGACGCCGTCGCGGAGGAAGTTCCGGCGTAA
- the priA gene encoding primosomal protein N': MGSPPPAVHEPAAEACYADVIVPRHLIGPFTYRIPAQLRGSLRVGHRVLVPFGSSILGGAVTALMCSLPQGLERAKLKEIRGLFRGDYSSEVPGALLDLSRRIAKEYIAPWGQCLRLVLPPLALSEAAVRPRKARLPNNARIESHLPLSGCSSTSIPVAVSAAWRDEIVESLQYHPASRALVHAPWTVRLALLRQTVPLAVGGSQRTSMVIVGEAQQAEWLANSLRHASEQTVVCYHSGLPSDERARIWQQLSQNSVGVVVGTRSAIFLPVRNLGLVWVDEEEDPALKEPQEPRYHARDVAWLRVQDEQGMLVLGSSHPLLETIEQVKHRGRVFHQSPPPDSRPGIQVVDLRQQEKGVSLSQPLMQVMRVALREQSGAILFLNRRGYGSALACRDCGLVPRCQTCGVARTYSRQSARLTCSYCRDSIAVPVTCPACGGSGLSVIGEGTERVEEKVRRLFPSARVLRVDGDTMKRPSQAAVMWQKVQKREWDVLVGTQLLFRRRAIPLVGVVGIVQADAGLSVADFRAAERTYHTLLDAIDLARPASDGGTVVIQTYHPTHHAIQAVVEDDESLFISTELSHRVALGYPPAVHLIALHVSGVRESIVQGAAITWTARLRDGVSLSIRTKGGTSNASVSDEPSRLMVLGPAPSPVPRLRGRYRWQILIKSTDREAALQAIRWSVEEMERAFRRRSVKFDVDVDPIEMR; this comes from the coding sequence ATGGGGAGTCCTCCTCCGGCCGTTCACGAACCAGCTGCTGAAGCTTGTTATGCCGACGTCATCGTCCCTCGACATCTGATCGGTCCTTTCACCTACCGGATTCCTGCACAACTTCGGGGCTCGCTGCGGGTCGGACACCGGGTGTTGGTTCCTTTTGGATCATCGATTTTGGGAGGGGCTGTCACAGCGTTGATGTGCTCATTGCCGCAAGGTCTAGAGCGCGCCAAACTCAAGGAAATTCGCGGACTGTTCCGAGGAGATTACTCATCTGAAGTGCCAGGGGCACTGCTCGATCTTTCACGACGCATTGCGAAGGAGTATATCGCGCCGTGGGGACAGTGCTTGAGACTCGTGCTCCCACCGCTGGCTCTGTCGGAGGCTGCGGTGCGGCCAAGGAAGGCGAGATTACCCAACAATGCACGAATTGAGTCACATCTTCCTCTCTCCGGCTGCTCTTCGACGTCGATTCCTGTCGCTGTCTCGGCAGCGTGGCGGGACGAGATCGTTGAATCGCTGCAATACCATCCAGCATCGAGAGCCCTCGTCCATGCTCCATGGACCGTTCGGCTGGCGTTGTTACGACAGACGGTGCCTTTGGCTGTCGGCGGGAGCCAGAGGACTTCTATGGTCATCGTCGGAGAAGCTCAACAAGCCGAATGGCTTGCGAATTCACTGCGACATGCTTCGGAACAAACGGTTGTCTGTTATCACAGCGGCTTGCCCTCCGATGAGCGGGCTCGTATCTGGCAGCAGTTGAGCCAGAATAGCGTCGGGGTCGTCGTCGGCACACGTTCAGCCATCTTTCTTCCAGTACGGAACTTGGGATTGGTATGGGTGGATGAAGAAGAAGATCCTGCGCTGAAAGAACCACAGGAGCCGCGCTATCACGCCCGTGATGTGGCCTGGCTGAGGGTCCAAGATGAACAAGGAATGCTGGTTCTAGGCTCTTCCCATCCTTTACTTGAGACCATCGAACAGGTCAAGCATCGAGGCCGCGTGTTTCATCAGTCCCCACCCCCCGATTCAAGGCCTGGGATCCAAGTGGTAGACCTCCGACAGCAGGAAAAGGGAGTAAGCTTGAGTCAGCCACTGATGCAAGTCATGCGCGTGGCCTTACGTGAACAATCTGGAGCCATACTGTTTCTGAACCGAAGAGGCTATGGCAGCGCACTCGCCTGTCGGGACTGTGGTCTGGTGCCGCGCTGCCAGACTTGTGGCGTCGCACGAACTTACTCCCGCCAGAGTGCCCGCCTCACATGTTCGTACTGTCGTGACTCAATTGCCGTTCCTGTGACCTGTCCCGCCTGTGGAGGATCGGGGCTGTCGGTAATCGGTGAAGGGACGGAGCGGGTCGAGGAAAAAGTGCGGCGGCTTTTTCCTTCAGCAAGGGTTCTCCGCGTCGACGGAGATACAATGAAGCGCCCGTCTCAGGCGGCCGTTATGTGGCAGAAGGTCCAGAAGCGTGAGTGGGATGTCCTTGTGGGAACACAACTCCTTTTTCGGCGAAGGGCCATTCCTCTAGTTGGCGTCGTCGGCATTGTGCAGGCCGACGCGGGACTGAGCGTCGCGGATTTTCGCGCCGCGGAGCGAACGTATCACACACTTCTCGATGCTATTGATCTCGCACGGCCAGCTTCAGACGGAGGCACCGTTGTCATTCAAACCTATCATCCAACTCATCATGCCATACAAGCGGTGGTGGAGGATGATGAATCGTTGTTCATCTCGACCGAACTTTCTCACCGAGTGGCACTGGGATACCCTCCCGCAGTTCACCTTATTGCCCTCCATGTCTCAGGCGTTCGCGAATCAATCGTACAAGGTGCTGCGATAACGTGGACGGCTCGATTAAGGGACGGTGTGTCTTTGAGCATCCGTACAAAAGGTGGCACAAGCAACGCCAGCGTGTCTGACGAACCCAGTCGCTTGATGGTACTCGGCCCAGCTCCTTCGCCAGTGCCTCGACTCCGGGGGCGATACCGGTGGCAGATCTTGATCAAGTCGACTGATCGGGAAGCGGCACTGCAAGCCATCCGGTGGTCGGTTGAGGAGATGGAACGGGCTTTCCGTCGGCGATCGGTGAAGTTTGACGTGGATGTCGATCCGATCGAGATGCGGTGA
- a CDS encoding OmpA family protein, with amino-acid sequence MNMPLQLPPLLLVLALLVPITPAAWADDLESLQSIRYGDKALTYASGSIQTSTPQDGVVNLVTGDNQTTGDRMIVGQRDTVYLRLKNPGDVTVGDLFTVYKRARKVFHPATGQYLGYLIQRLAIVQVVQTDDQLTTVRAIRSYGALEPGNPVIKFSLPVPGEMATDQSAEREVRGMIVDFQADREMTLVAQRNVVYIDKGWEDGVKTGDRLEVFRVGGNLPPRVVGEIKILWPEARTASALVSTSTSRFIKGDLVRAKVRAPEAVPVSQQTRSIASEPAAPSKQEPVSRKFYVQNVAGETRINLNDLARQLRFESGEATIQPEGYRVLDQVVEYLKTEAGDKLIRVEGHADNMEIGPSLKSRYPTNWDLSKARASGVVRYILEKSGLDSARLSSVGFGETRPIASNATEAGREQNRRIDVVLYAPDTAEQPSEEPATKPEETAESGYSFSSLGSQEGASQAVQDEKPTPAVSSAPAEVKPSSPPVTDSTPTPADQPGANQNPGIPSNPSVPPSQ; translated from the coding sequence ATGAACATGCCCTTGCAACTTCCCCCGCTTCTTTTGGTTTTAGCCCTGCTAGTCCCAATCACGCCCGCTGCGTGGGCCGATGATCTCGAGAGCCTTCAGAGTATTCGATACGGCGACAAGGCTCTTACCTATGCATCTGGTTCTATCCAGACATCAACACCTCAGGATGGTGTCGTCAACCTTGTCACGGGGGACAATCAAACGACGGGCGATCGGATGATTGTGGGCCAACGGGATACCGTCTACCTCCGCTTAAAAAATCCTGGTGATGTCACCGTCGGAGATCTCTTTACAGTCTATAAACGAGCTCGAAAGGTATTCCATCCTGCCACTGGTCAATATCTTGGTTACCTGATTCAACGTCTCGCCATCGTTCAGGTCGTTCAGACTGACGATCAGTTGACGACGGTCCGGGCAATTCGATCCTATGGAGCACTGGAACCTGGGAACCCGGTTATAAAATTTTCGCTTCCGGTCCCCGGGGAAATGGCGACGGACCAGTCGGCAGAGCGTGAAGTTCGAGGGATGATCGTGGATTTTCAAGCCGATCGAGAAATGACGCTGGTGGCACAGCGGAACGTCGTCTACATCGATAAGGGCTGGGAAGACGGTGTGAAAACTGGTGATCGGCTGGAAGTCTTCCGCGTGGGGGGGAACCTTCCGCCTCGGGTTGTGGGCGAAATCAAGATACTATGGCCGGAAGCTCGAACGGCCTCTGCGCTGGTATCGACGTCGACCTCCCGATTCATTAAAGGAGACCTGGTTCGTGCGAAAGTTCGTGCCCCTGAAGCAGTGCCGGTCTCGCAACAGACGCGGTCGATCGCGAGCGAGCCTGCTGCTCCATCGAAACAAGAACCTGTATCACGCAAATTTTATGTCCAGAACGTCGCGGGGGAGACCAGGATCAACCTCAACGATCTGGCAAGACAGCTCCGATTTGAATCAGGTGAAGCTACGATCCAGCCAGAAGGCTATCGGGTGCTGGATCAGGTTGTGGAGTATCTGAAGACCGAGGCAGGAGATAAGCTAATTCGTGTGGAAGGTCATGCCGACAACATGGAGATCGGTCCCTCTCTCAAATCGCGCTATCCAACTAATTGGGACCTGTCTAAAGCGCGAGCCAGTGGGGTCGTTCGCTACATTCTCGAGAAAAGTGGTCTGGATTCGGCCCGCTTGTCGTCTGTTGGTTTCGGCGAAACGCGACCGATCGCCAGCAACGCGACAGAAGCTGGACGTGAACAGAATCGGCGCATCGACGTGGTGCTGTATGCCCCGGATACGGCTGAACAGCCATCTGAGGAGCCAGCGACGAAACCGGAGGAGACTGCGGAGAGTGGGTACAGTTTTTCAAGTCTTGGCTCACAAGAGGGCGCGAGTCAGGCAGTGCAGGATGAGAAGCCGACTCCAGCTGTCTCATCGGCTCCGGCTGAGGTGAAACCTTCCTCGCCTCCCGTCACGGATTCCACTCCAACGCCCGCTGACCAGCCAGGGGCAAATCAGAACCCCGGAATTCCTAGCAATCCTTCAGTTCCTCCCTCTCAGTAA
- the ndhC gene encoding NADH-quinone oxidoreductase subunit A — MNGLELLLEYLTRYFPILLFIFIALAFGVITLLISYLVQPRYPEPEKLSAYECGSEPFSDARMPFPVRYYIFAMLFVIFDIEVIFLYPWAVVFDKIGLIGLVEMMIFIALFLVAYVYAWRKGALEWD, encoded by the coding sequence ATGAATGGTCTTGAGCTACTCCTCGAGTACCTGACCAGGTACTTTCCTATTTTGCTGTTTATTTTTATCGCCTTAGCCTTCGGTGTGATTACTCTCCTCATCAGCTATCTGGTCCAGCCGAGGTACCCGGAGCCAGAAAAACTCTCCGCCTACGAATGCGGGTCTGAACCGTTTTCGGATGCTCGGATGCCTTTCCCAGTCCGATACTACATCTTCGCCATGTTGTTCGTGATCTTCGACATCGAAGTCATTTTCCTCTATCCCTGGGCCGTCGTGTTCGACAAAATCGGTTTGATTGGCCTTGTTGAAATGATGATCTTCATCGCGCTGTTCTTGGTGGCTTACGTTTATGCCTGGCGCAAGGGGGCGTTGGAATGGGATTAA
- a CDS encoding NADH-quinone oxidoreductase subunit B family protein — protein sequence MGLIQLGRPEKDGNPDVITTTVEKAVNWARKGSLWPMTFGLACCAIEMIAAVSSRYDMDRYGAGVFRASPRQSDLMIVAGTVCRRMAPVIRKIYDQMPEPKYVIAMGSCATSGNIYDSYSVVQGVDRFVPVDIYVPGCPPTPEALFDGILKLQERIMQKRVFVKQPDLVKASLKV from the coding sequence ATGGGATTAATTCAACTCGGTCGGCCCGAAAAAGACGGCAATCCTGACGTGATCACCACGACCGTGGAAAAGGCTGTCAACTGGGCTCGCAAGGGCTCGCTCTGGCCGATGACGTTCGGCCTCGCCTGCTGCGCGATCGAGATGATCGCTGCAGTGTCTTCACGGTATGACATGGATCGATATGGAGCCGGTGTCTTTCGGGCTTCGCCACGCCAATCGGACCTCATGATTGTAGCGGGTACCGTATGCCGTCGAATGGCACCAGTGATTCGGAAAATCTATGACCAGATGCCGGAACCGAAATATGTCATCGCGATGGGATCCTGCGCCACGTCAGGCAACATCTATGACAGTTACAGCGTCGTGCAAGGTGTGGATCGGTTTGTTCCGGTCGATATTTATGTCCCCGGCTGCCCCCCGACCCCTGAAGCTTTGTTCGACGGCATTCTCAAGTTACAAGAGCGCATCATGCAGAAGCGGGTATTCGTGAAACAGCCGGACCTCGTCAAAGCGAGTCTCAAAGTTTAA
- a CDS encoding NADH-quinone oxidoreductase subunit C yields the protein MTLQHLANRIQENFSSGFVKAVEWRGDLAVTVTRDKLHEVAQFLHDDPAMDFDYIVHVSSVDWPDDEERFEVVYEFYSMKKRHRIRLKARVPESDCVVDSLTDIWKGADFMEREAYDMMGIRFRNHPDLRRILMPDDYTEGYPLRKDFPVRGKGWRDTFEFLDETVR from the coding sequence ATGACATTGCAGCATCTGGCCAATCGGATCCAAGAGAACTTTTCCAGCGGCTTCGTCAAAGCGGTTGAGTGGCGGGGAGACCTCGCCGTGACTGTTACTCGCGACAAGCTCCATGAGGTGGCGCAATTTCTTCATGACGACCCAGCCATGGACTTCGACTATATCGTCCATGTCAGCTCGGTCGATTGGCCGGACGACGAAGAGCGATTTGAAGTGGTGTACGAGTTTTACTCCATGAAGAAACGACACCGGATCCGACTGAAGGCTCGAGTACCGGAATCTGACTGTGTCGTGGATTCGCTCACCGATATATGGAAGGGAGCGGATTTCATGGAGCGCGAAGCCTACGACATGATGGGCATCCGCTTCCGGAACCATCCGGACCTCCGGAGGATCCTGATGCCGGATGATTACACGGAAGGATATCCGCTGCGCAAAGACTTTCCGGTTCGCGGGAAGGGTTGGCGGGATACCTTCGAGTTTCTCGACGAGACTGTACGCTAA
- the nuoD gene encoding NADH dehydrogenase (quinone) subunit D, producing the protein MAFEDQRTTVYKVDPTHPESDTLPTLRTEELLLNMGPQHPSTHGVLKVILELEGERLVKSTPVMGFLHRGVEKLAEEGTYHQFIPHTDRLDYVCAMYNNFAYCRAVEKLMNITVPERAEYLRTIVAEVQRIIGHQFWLGTQALDIGAMTVFFYCFRDREILLDWFDELCGARLTTSWYRIGGVERDFTPSLLEKLKKFLDYFPPKIDEYVIFLEKNRIWLARTKGVAVISAEDAVNFGLSGPTLRGSGVDYDLRKFEAYAAYPKCEFSVPVGKNGDTYDRYWIRVMELYESVKIIRQCLEQMRDGPIMADVPSVTLPPKERVFTNLESMIQQFKLFSQGFNAPPGEIYCGTEAHKGELGFYIVSAGGGKPYRLKIRAPSFIHMGAFDHMSRGYMIADAVTIFGTYDIVMGECDR; encoded by the coding sequence ATGGCATTCGAAGACCAAAGAACAACGGTCTATAAAGTAGACCCGACCCATCCAGAGAGCGACACGCTCCCGACCCTACGGACGGAAGAGCTGTTGCTGAACATGGGCCCGCAACACCCGAGTACCCATGGGGTCTTGAAGGTCATCCTCGAATTGGAAGGGGAGCGCCTCGTGAAGTCGACGCCGGTGATGGGCTTCCTCCACCGCGGCGTTGAGAAGCTGGCCGAAGAGGGGACCTACCATCAATTTATTCCCCATACCGACCGACTGGATTACGTTTGCGCGATGTACAACAACTTTGCCTACTGTCGAGCGGTCGAAAAACTCATGAACATCACGGTACCGGAGCGGGCAGAATATCTTCGAACCATCGTGGCGGAAGTCCAGCGGATCATCGGCCATCAGTTCTGGCTGGGTACCCAAGCACTCGACATCGGCGCCATGACCGTGTTTTTCTACTGCTTCCGGGACCGAGAAATTCTGCTGGATTGGTTCGACGAGCTCTGCGGTGCGCGCCTCACGACCAGTTGGTATCGCATCGGCGGCGTCGAGCGGGACTTTACGCCATCGCTCTTGGAGAAGCTGAAGAAGTTCCTTGACTACTTCCCGCCGAAAATCGACGAGTACGTCATCTTTCTCGAGAAGAACCGAATCTGGCTCGCCCGGACCAAAGGTGTGGCGGTGATTTCCGCCGAAGATGCGGTAAATTTCGGCTTGAGCGGTCCCACTCTGCGAGGCTCCGGCGTGGACTATGACCTGCGCAAGTTTGAAGCCTATGCCGCCTATCCCAAGTGCGAGTTCAGTGTCCCTGTCGGAAAAAACGGCGACACGTATGATCGGTACTGGATCCGCGTCATGGAGCTCTATGAAAGCGTGAAGATTATCCGGCAATGTCTGGAGCAGATGCGGGACGGCCCGATCATGGCCGATGTTCCGAGCGTCACATTGCCGCCCAAAGAGCGGGTCTTTACGAATCTGGAGTCCATGATCCAGCAATTCAAGCTCTTCTCGCAGGGTTTTAACGCTCCTCCGGGAGAAATTTACTGCGGGACTGAAGCTCACAAGGGCGAACTGGGCTTCTACATCGTGAGCGCAGGTGGAGGGAAACCCTACCGCTTGAAGATCCGAGCCCCGTCGTTCATTCATATGGGCGCGTTTGATCATATGTCGAGGGGCTACATGATCGCCGATGCGGTCACGATTTTCGGCACGTACGACATCGTGATGGGGGAGTGTGACCGATAA